From Streptomyces sp. NBC_00683, one genomic window encodes:
- the nuoN gene encoding NADH-quinone oxidoreductase subunit NuoN, protein MSATAVHSLWTTAGGGVTTAAAGDKFTAPTIEYAQLAPVLIVIGVAVLGILVEAFVPRRARYTTQVFLTVVALGAAFAAVLGLAADGYAGKNAQIAAMGAVAVDGPALFLQGTILLVSMVSVFTFAERRLDPAAHGNRVDSFAAQAGSVPGSDGEKAAVKAGFTTTEVFPLVLFSVAGMLVFPAANDLLTLFIALEVFSLPLYLLCAVARRKRLMSQEAAVKYFLLGAFSSAFLLFGIALLYGYAGTVSYAGIANVVDGTVQEINPALADTMGNDVLLLIGGAMILMGLLFKVGAVPFHMWTPDVYQGAPTPVTGFMAAATKVAAFGALLRLLYVVLPGLTWDLRPVMWGVAIVTMLGGAIVAITQTDIKRLLAYSSIAHAGFILAGVIAASPEGISSVLFYLGVYSFVTVGAFAVVTLVRDAGGEATHLSQWAGLGRRSPLTAAVFAVFLLSFAGIPLTSGFSGKFAVFKAAADNGAGGLVVVGVISSAIAAFFYIRVIVLMFFSEPKADGPTVAVPSPLTMTTIAVGVAVTLVLGLAPQYFLDLASQAGVFVR, encoded by the coding sequence GTGAGCGCAACAGCTGTCCACAGCCTGTGGACGACGGCGGGCGGCGGGGTGACAACGGCTGCCGCGGGCGACAAGTTCACCGCGCCGACCATCGAGTACGCCCAACTGGCGCCCGTCCTGATCGTGATCGGCGTCGCCGTCCTGGGAATCCTGGTGGAGGCCTTCGTCCCGCGCAGGGCCCGCTACACCACCCAGGTCTTCCTGACGGTCGTCGCCCTCGGTGCCGCGTTCGCCGCGGTCCTGGGGCTCGCGGCCGACGGGTACGCGGGGAAGAACGCGCAGATCGCCGCGATGGGCGCCGTCGCCGTCGACGGCCCCGCGCTGTTCCTGCAGGGCACCATCCTGCTCGTCTCGATGGTCTCCGTCTTCACCTTCGCCGAGCGGCGCCTGGACCCCGCCGCGCACGGCAACCGCGTGGACTCCTTCGCCGCACAGGCCGGTTCGGTCCCCGGCAGCGACGGCGAGAAGGCCGCGGTCAAGGCCGGGTTCACCACGACCGAGGTCTTCCCGCTGGTCCTCTTCTCCGTCGCCGGCATGCTGGTCTTCCCGGCCGCCAACGACCTGCTGACCCTCTTCATCGCGCTCGAGGTCTTCTCCCTCCCGCTCTACCTCCTGTGCGCCGTCGCCCGCCGCAAGCGGCTGATGTCGCAGGAGGCCGCGGTGAAGTACTTCCTGCTCGGGGCCTTCTCCTCGGCGTTCCTGCTCTTCGGCATCGCCCTGCTCTACGGATACGCGGGCACCGTCTCGTACGCCGGTATCGCGAACGTCGTGGACGGCACCGTCCAGGAGATCAACCCGGCGCTCGCGGACACCATGGGCAACGACGTGCTGCTGCTGATCGGCGGCGCGATGATCCTGATGGGCCTGCTGTTCAAGGTCGGCGCGGTCCCGTTCCACATGTGGACCCCGGACGTGTACCAGGGTGCGCCGACGCCGGTCACGGGCTTCATGGCGGCGGCGACGAAGGTCGCCGCGTTCGGCGCCCTGCTGCGCCTGCTGTACGTGGTGCTGCCGGGTCTCACCTGGGACCTGCGCCCCGTCATGTGGGGCGTCGCGATCGTCACGATGCTGGGCGGCGCGATCGTCGCGATCACCCAGACCGACATCAAGCGGCTGCTGGCCTACTCCTCGATCGCGCACGCGGGCTTCATCCTCGCGGGTGTCATCGCGGCCAGTCCGGAGGGCATCTCCTCGGTCCTCTTCTACCTCGGCGTCTACTCCTTCGTGACCGTCGGCGCCTTCGCCGTCGTCACCCTGGTGCGGGACGCGGGGGGCGAGGCGACGCATCTGTCGCAGTGGGCCGGTCTCGGCCGGCGCTCGCCGCTGACCGCGGCGGTCTTCGCCGTGTTCCTGCTGTCCTTCGCCGGTATTCCGCTCACCTCGGGCTTCTCCGGGAAGTTCGCCGTCTTCAAGGCGGCGGCGGACAACGGTGCGGGCGGCCTGGTCGTGGTCGGTGTGATCTCGTCGGCCATCGCCGCGTTCTTCTACATCCGCGTCATCGTCCTGATGTTCTTCAGCGAGCCGAAGGCCGATGGCCCCACGGTCGCCGTCCCGTCCCCGCTGACGATGACGACGATCGCGGTCGGCGTCGCGGTCACCCTGGTGCTGGGCCTGGCCCCGCAGTACTTCCTGGACCTGGCGAGCCAGGCGGGAGTCTTCGTGCGGTAA
- a CDS encoding ABC transporter ATP-binding protein, with protein sequence MTTTTSPGVRLTLRGAVLGRAGAPVLEGIDLDVVPGEILAVVGPSGCGKSTLLRTLAGLLPALGGQVTQDGQPITAPRAERALVFQDDALLPWRTVRANVELPLAIRGVARSERRRRAESWLARVGLEDHGAKLPHRISGGQRQRVQLARALAAEPRAVLMDEPFGALDAQTRAGMQQLLVDVLHGTGATVVFVTHDVDEALFLGDRVALLPTGRVLDVPRPRERAARSDPATVALRREVLESLTPAH encoded by the coding sequence ATGACCACCACCACGTCCCCGGGCGTCCGGCTCACCCTGCGCGGTGCCGTGCTCGGCCGGGCCGGGGCACCCGTCCTGGAGGGGATCGACCTCGATGTCGTACCCGGTGAGATCCTCGCCGTCGTCGGCCCGTCCGGCTGCGGCAAGTCCACGCTCCTGCGCACCCTCGCCGGACTGCTGCCCGCGCTCGGCGGCCAGGTCACGCAGGACGGCCAGCCGATCACCGCACCGCGCGCCGAGCGGGCCCTCGTCTTCCAGGACGACGCGCTGCTGCCGTGGCGCACGGTGCGTGCCAATGTCGAACTGCCCCTCGCCATCCGGGGCGTGGCGCGCTCCGAACGCAGGCGCCGGGCCGAGTCCTGGCTGGCCCGGGTCGGCCTGGAGGACCACGGGGCGAAGCTCCCGCACCGCATCTCGGGCGGCCAGCGCCAGCGTGTGCAGCTGGCCCGCGCCCTGGCGGCCGAACCGCGCGCGGTCCTGATGGACGAGCCCTTCGGCGCGCTGGACGCCCAGACCAGGGCCGGGATGCAGCAGCTGCTCGTCGATGTCCTGCACGGCACGGGCGCCACGGTCGTCTTCGTCACGCACGACGTGGACGAGGCGCTGTTCCTCGGCGACCGGGTGGCACTGCTGCCCACCGGGCGCGTCCTGGACGTACCGCGTCCGCGCGAACGCGCCGCGCGCTCCGACCCGGCGACCGTCGCGCTGCGGCGCGAGGTCCTCGAATCGCTCACTCCCGCCCACTGA
- a CDS encoding fumarate reductase/succinate dehydrogenase flavoprotein subunit — protein sequence MTVQIPALADAEELSCDVLVVGGGTAGTMAALTAAEHGASVVLLEKAHVRHSGALAMGMDGVNNAVIPGRAEPDDYVAEITRANDGIVDQSTVRRTAELGFPMVQRLESYGVKFEKDEHGEYAVRQVHRSGAYVLPMPEGKDVKKVLYRQLRRREMRERIRIENRVMPVRILTGDDGRAIGAAGFNTRTGAFVTVRAGAVVLATGPCGRLGLPASGYLYGTYENPTNAGDGYAMAYHAGAELTGIECFQINPLIKDYNGPACAYVANPFGGYQVNRHGERFVDSDYWSGQMMAEFAAEVASDRGPVYLKLSHLPEESVSALEDILHTTERPTRGTFHANRGHDYRTHDIEMHISEIGLCGGHSASGVRVDDHARTTVPRLYAAGDLACVPHNYMIGAFVFGDLAGADASQFTAYEGELPAEQLREAHELIYRPLHNPEGPPQPQVEYKLRRFVNDYVAPPKSGARLSLALEAFERMRTDIAEMGATTPHELMRCAEVSFIRDCAEMAARSSLARTESRWGLYHERTDHPERDDADWFHHLDLRKSASGAMEFTARPVAPYLVPVEGFAPVGGASREIGEVAAEQVATAGRRDVAPSSGSRTAADPAPAAAAPVPSGPSPRILELLALADDQPDLPVLAPYLADADPAVRRAAVAALTESTPQGAGPALAGTLADPAPSVRAAAAASLRELVEVLPAEPALRAPLVTALGSDDPVVRATALDTLRALRLGDADLYARTLGDPVIDVRLHTVRALVSVDAVEYLTAAAADPSREVRVAVAKGLAATHSPAPEPLTPLLEDGDALVRAAALAALAATGCPAPYAATAVTALSGPAWQVRAGAATALSSAAPDSAIGPLTGALGDPNADVRKAAVLALLHHTAHDAAREALAGVLTDPDADVRAYAARGAVVNGA from the coding sequence ATGACCGTGCAGATCCCCGCCCTCGCCGACGCCGAGGAACTCTCCTGCGACGTACTGGTCGTCGGGGGCGGCACGGCCGGCACCATGGCGGCCCTCACCGCCGCCGAGCACGGCGCGTCCGTCGTGCTGCTGGAGAAGGCGCACGTCCGGCACTCGGGCGCCCTCGCCATGGGGATGGACGGCGTCAACAACGCCGTGATCCCGGGCCGCGCCGAACCCGACGACTACGTCGCCGAGATCACCCGCGCCAACGACGGCATCGTCGACCAGTCCACCGTCCGCCGGACCGCGGAACTCGGCTTCCCGATGGTGCAGCGGCTGGAGTCGTACGGGGTGAAGTTCGAGAAGGACGAGCACGGGGAGTACGCCGTCCGCCAGGTCCACCGCTCCGGCGCGTACGTGCTGCCGATGCCCGAGGGCAAGGACGTCAAGAAGGTCCTCTACCGGCAGTTGCGGCGCCGCGAGATGCGGGAGCGGATCCGGATCGAGAACCGGGTGATGCCGGTCCGGATCCTGACGGGTGACGACGGCCGGGCGATCGGGGCGGCGGGCTTCAACACCCGTACGGGAGCGTTCGTCACGGTCCGCGCCGGGGCCGTCGTCCTGGCCACCGGTCCGTGCGGACGGCTCGGACTGCCGGCGTCCGGCTACCTCTACGGGACGTACGAGAACCCGACCAACGCCGGGGACGGCTACGCCATGGCGTACCACGCGGGCGCCGAGCTGACCGGCATCGAGTGCTTCCAGATCAACCCGCTGATCAAGGACTACAACGGTCCGGCCTGCGCCTACGTCGCCAATCCGTTCGGCGGCTACCAGGTGAACCGGCACGGCGAACGGTTCGTCGACTCCGACTACTGGTCGGGGCAGATGATGGCCGAGTTCGCGGCGGAGGTCGCCTCGGACCGGGGGCCGGTGTACCTGAAGCTGAGCCACCTCCCCGAGGAGTCCGTCAGCGCGCTGGAAGACATCCTGCACACGACGGAACGGCCCACGCGCGGCACGTTCCACGCGAACCGGGGCCATGACTACCGCACCCACGACATCGAGATGCACATCTCCGAGATCGGCCTGTGCGGCGGCCATTCGGCCTCCGGCGTGCGGGTCGACGACCACGCGCGTACGACGGTGCCGCGCCTGTACGCCGCCGGAGACCTGGCCTGCGTCCCGCACAACTACATGATCGGCGCGTTCGTCTTCGGTGACCTCGCGGGCGCCGACGCCTCGCAGTTCACGGCGTACGAAGGCGAACTGCCCGCCGAGCAGCTGCGCGAGGCCCACGAGCTGATCTACCGGCCGCTGCACAACCCGGAGGGGCCGCCGCAGCCCCAGGTCGAGTACAAACTGCGCCGCTTCGTGAACGACTACGTGGCCCCGCCCAAGTCGGGGGCGCGGCTCTCGCTCGCGCTGGAGGCGTTCGAGCGGATGCGGACCGACATCGCGGAGATGGGCGCGACGACCCCGCACGAGCTGATGCGGTGCGCCGAGGTGAGCTTCATCCGGGACTGCGCGGAGATGGCGGCGCGCTCCTCGCTGGCCCGCACGGAGTCCCGCTGGGGCCTGTACCACGAGCGTACGGACCATCCCGAGCGGGACGACGCGGACTGGTTCCACCACCTGGACCTGCGCAAGTCCGCATCGGGAGCGATGGAGTTCACGGCGAGGCCGGTGGCTCCCTACCTCGTGCCCGTGGAGGGGTTCGCCCCCGTGGGCGGGGCCTCGCGCGAGATCGGCGAGGTGGCGGCGGAGCAGGTCGCGACAGCGGGACGGCGGGACGTGGCCCCGTCGTCCGGCTCCCGGACGGCGGCGGACCCGGCGCCCGCTGCCGCTGCCCCCGTACCGTCCGGCCCGTCCCCCCGCATCCTGGAACTCCTCGCGCTCGCCGACGACCAGCCGGACCTGCCGGTCCTCGCCCCGTACCTGGCCGACGCGGACCCGGCGGTCCGGCGGGCGGCCGTGGCCGCGCTCACCGAGTCGACGCCGCAGGGTGCGGGTCCGGCACTGGCCGGGACGCTCGCCGACCCTGCGCCGTCGGTGCGGGCGGCGGCCGCCGCCTCCCTGCGGGAGCTGGTTGAGGTCCTGCCGGCCGAACCGGCCCTGCGCGCACCGCTGGTGACGGCGCTCGGCTCGGACGACCCGGTCGTACGGGCCACCGCGCTGGACACCCTGCGGGCGCTGCGGCTGGGGGACGCCGACCTGTACGCGCGCACACTCGGCGACCCGGTCATCGACGTGCGGCTGCACACCGTCCGGGCTCTCGTCTCAGTGGACGCGGTGGAGTACCTGACTGCGGCCGCGGCCGATCCGTCCCGCGAGGTCCGGGTGGCCGTGGCGAAGGGGCTGGCCGCGACGCACTCCCCCGCCCCGGAGCCGCTCACCCCGCTGCTGGAGGACGGGGACGCGCTGGTCCGCGCCGCCGCCCTGGCCGCGCTCGCGGCGACGGGGTGCCCCGCGCCGTACGCCGCGACGGCGGTCACGGCCCTCTCCGGTCCGGCCTGGCAGGTACGCGCGGGGGCGGCGACGGCGCTCTCCTCGGCGGCCCCGGACTCCGCGATCGGCCCGCTGACCGGAGCCCTGGGCGACCCGAACGCCGACGTGCGCAAGGCGGCGGTCCTGGCTCTGCTGCACCACACGGCCCACGACGCGGCCCGGGAAGCCCTGGCCGGAGTGCTCACCGACCCGGACGCGGACGTGCGCGCCTACGCGGCGAGGGGAGCGGTGGTCAACGGCGCGTAA
- the recQ gene encoding DNA helicase RecQ, with protein sequence MSVTTESAAQQTLHRVFGYEAFRGEQGAVIEHVVAGGDAVVLMPTGGGKSLCYQIPALVRPGTGVVVSPLIALMQDQVDALRALGVRAGFMNSTQDFDERRSMEAQFLAGELDLLYLAPERLRLDSTLSLLARGEISVFAIDEAHCVAQWGHDFRPDYLALSVLGERWPDVPRIALTATATDATHQEITQRLGMPEARHFVASFDRPNIQYRVVGKSDPKKQLLTFLKEEHPGDAGIVYCLSRNSTEKTAEYLCRNGIEAVPYHAGLDASMRAEHQSRFLREEGLVVVATIAFGMGIDKPDVRFVAHLDLPKSVEGYYQETGRAGRDGAPSTAWMAYGLQDVVQQRKLIQGGEGDEAFRRRAAAHLDSMLALCETVQCRRAQLLTYFGQEPGSESCGNCDTCLTPPETWDGTVVAQKLLSTVVRLKRERGQKFGAGQIIDILLGRKTAKIIQFDHDQLSVFGIGEELAEAEWRGVVRQLLAQGLLAVEGEYGTLVLTEESGSVLGREREVLLRKEPKKPTAKSARGERKGKSAAAVADLPAEAVPVFEALRAWRGAQAKELGLPAYVIFHDATLREIAALRPGSLAELGGISGLGEKKLATYGEGVLEVLAGLGDVEPGADSAPAVPEPVSRPAAAVPPQPEAARAAEPVRAERADQHTDAHFGWDEEPPEFD encoded by the coding sequence ATGAGTGTGACGACCGAGAGCGCCGCGCAGCAGACCCTGCACCGGGTGTTCGGGTACGAGGCGTTCCGCGGCGAGCAGGGTGCGGTGATCGAGCACGTGGTCGCCGGCGGCGACGCGGTCGTGCTCATGCCCACCGGCGGCGGCAAGTCCCTCTGCTACCAGATCCCCGCCCTGGTCAGGCCGGGTACCGGCGTCGTGGTCTCTCCACTGATCGCTCTCATGCAGGACCAGGTGGACGCCCTGCGCGCGCTCGGTGTCCGCGCCGGCTTCATGAACTCCACGCAGGACTTCGACGAGCGCCGCTCGATGGAGGCCCAGTTCCTGGCGGGCGAGCTCGACCTGCTGTACCTGGCCCCGGAGCGGCTGCGCCTGGACTCCACCCTCTCGCTGCTCGCCCGCGGCGAGATCTCCGTCTTCGCGATCGACGAGGCGCACTGCGTCGCCCAGTGGGGCCACGACTTCCGCCCCGACTACCTGGCCCTGTCCGTCCTGGGCGAGCGCTGGCCCGACGTACCGCGCATCGCGCTCACGGCCACGGCGACCGACGCCACGCACCAGGAGATCACCCAGCGCCTGGGCATGCCCGAGGCCAGGCACTTCGTGGCCAGCTTCGACCGGCCCAACATCCAGTACCGCGTCGTGGGGAAGTCCGACCCGAAGAAGCAGCTGCTCACCTTCCTCAAGGAGGAGCACCCCGGGGACGCGGGCATCGTCTACTGCCTGTCGCGCAATTCGACGGAGAAGACCGCCGAGTACCTCTGCCGCAACGGCATCGAGGCCGTGCCGTACCACGCGGGCCTGGACGCCTCGATGCGCGCCGAGCACCAGTCGCGCTTCCTGCGCGAGGAGGGCCTGGTCGTCGTCGCGACCATCGCCTTCGGCATGGGCATCGACAAGCCCGACGTGCGCTTCGTCGCCCACCTCGATCTGCCGAAGTCCGTCGAGGGCTACTACCAGGAGACAGGACGCGCGGGCCGTGACGGTGCGCCCTCCACGGCCTGGATGGCGTACGGACTCCAGGACGTCGTCCAGCAGCGCAAGCTGATCCAGGGCGGCGAGGGCGACGAGGCGTTCCGGCGCCGGGCCGCCGCGCACCTCGACTCGATGCTGGCGCTCTGCGAGACCGTCCAGTGCCGCCGCGCCCAGCTCCTGACGTACTTCGGCCAGGAGCCCGGCTCCGAGAGCTGCGGCAACTGCGACACCTGCCTCACCCCGCCCGAGACCTGGGACGGCACGGTGGTCGCGCAGAAGCTGCTGTCCACCGTGGTCCGGCTGAAGCGGGAGCGCGGGCAGAAGTTCGGGGCCGGCCAGATCATCGACATCCTGCTGGGCCGCAAGACGGCGAAGATCATCCAGTTCGACCACGACCAGCTCTCGGTCTTCGGCATCGGCGAGGAGCTGGCCGAGGCGGAGTGGCGTGGTGTGGTGCGCCAGCTGCTGGCCCAGGGGCTGCTCGCCGTCGAGGGCGAGTACGGCACGCTGGTGCTGACGGAGGAGAGCGGTTCCGTGCTCGGCCGGGAGCGCGAGGTACTGCTGCGTAAGGAGCCGAAGAAGCCGACGGCCAAGTCGGCGAGGGGCGAGCGCAAGGGCAAGTCGGCCGCGGCCGTGGCGGACCTGCCGGCCGAGGCCGTCCCGGTCTTCGAGGCGCTGCGTGCCTGGCGCGGTGCCCAGGCGAAGGAGCTGGGCCTCCCGGCGTACGTGATCTTCCACGACGCGACGCTGCGGGAGATCGCCGCGCTGCGCCCCGGTTCGCTCGCGGAGCTGGGCGGGATCAGCGGCCTGGGCGAGAAGAAGCTGGCGACGTACGGCGAGGGCGTCCTGGAGGTGCTGGCCGGGCTGGGAGACGTCGAGCCGGGCGCCGACAGTGCCCCCGCCGTGCCGGAACCGGTGTCCCGGCCCGCCGCCGCGGTTCCGCCGCAGCCGGAGGCCGCACGCGCCGCGGAGCCGGTGCGGGCAGAACGGGCGGATCAGCACACGGATGCGCACTTCGGCTGGGACGAGGAGCCGCCTGAGTTCGACTGA
- a CDS encoding Uma2 family endonuclease, protein MSVGPEAPEPRWAVPPAGGWTADDLDTLPNLPPHTELIDGSLVFVSPQTVFHERAIDYLKWQLQSLAPLDLEVFREFTIDVDFQNRPEPDVVVVRADAVESLRQTRFPSQSVVLAVEVVSDESVTRDRETKPVKYARAKIPHYWRVENQDGRAVVYVFELEPATGAYTSTGIFHDRMKVSAPFPVDLDLTAIVTRRRATPE, encoded by the coding sequence ATGAGCGTCGGACCCGAGGCACCTGAGCCGCGGTGGGCGGTTCCGCCCGCAGGCGGATGGACCGCTGATGACCTGGACACGCTTCCGAATCTGCCTCCGCATACGGAGCTGATCGACGGGAGCCTTGTCTTCGTGAGTCCGCAGACCGTTTTCCATGAGCGTGCGATCGACTACCTGAAGTGGCAGCTGCAGTCGCTCGCACCGCTCGACCTGGAAGTCTTTCGCGAATTCACCATCGACGTCGACTTCCAGAACCGGCCCGAGCCCGATGTGGTCGTCGTGCGTGCGGACGCGGTCGAGAGTCTGCGGCAGACGCGGTTCCCCTCGCAGAGTGTGGTGCTGGCTGTGGAGGTCGTGTCCGACGAGTCCGTCACCCGTGACCGGGAGACCAAGCCGGTGAAGTACGCGCGGGCGAAGATCCCGCACTACTGGCGGGTGGAGAACCAGGACGGCCGAGCAGTCGTGTACGTCTTCGAGCTGGAACCCGCCACCGGCGCGTACACATCCACCGGGATCTTCCACGACCGGATGAAGGTCTCCGCACCCTTCCCCGTCGATCTCGACCTGACCGCGATCGTCACGCGACGCCGGGCGACGCCGGAGTAG
- a CDS encoding ABC transporter permease, whose amino-acid sequence MSGRWSIALRALSLVAALGIWQLLTAFDINLWLRFEQFPTVTDVARAFGDRLGTDAYWQDLTDSLTRIVTGFALAAVLGITVGTAVARSRLASDLLGPVLEVIRPVPAIALVPVAILLFPSNEQGIVFITCTAAFFPVMVSTRHAVRALTPVWEEAVLTMGGGRWRILGSVVLPGALPGILGGLSVGIGVSWICVISAEMISGEYGVGYRTWQDYTVVDYPGVFVGMATIGLLGWITSTAVELLGRRLTRWLPRTENRPPSPVRHRPRSVSPAAAPAPLAKERVHP is encoded by the coding sequence ATGAGCGGCCGGTGGTCGATCGCGCTGCGGGCCCTGTCGCTGGTGGCCGCCCTGGGCATCTGGCAGCTGCTGACCGCCTTCGACATCAACCTGTGGCTGCGCTTCGAGCAGTTCCCGACGGTGACCGATGTGGCGCGCGCCTTCGGCGACCGGCTCGGCACGGACGCGTACTGGCAGGACCTCACCGACAGCCTGACCCGGATCGTCACCGGTTTCGCCCTGGCCGCCGTCCTGGGCATCACCGTCGGCACCGCCGTCGCCCGCTCCCGGCTGGCCTCCGACCTGCTGGGCCCGGTCCTCGAAGTGATCCGCCCGGTCCCGGCGATCGCGCTCGTGCCGGTGGCGATCCTGCTCTTCCCCAGCAACGAGCAGGGGATCGTCTTCATCACGTGCACCGCGGCGTTCTTCCCCGTCATGGTCTCCACCCGGCACGCGGTGCGCGCCCTCACCCCGGTGTGGGAGGAGGCCGTCCTGACGATGGGCGGCGGCCGGTGGCGGATCCTCGGCTCCGTCGTCCTGCCCGGCGCGCTCCCCGGCATCCTGGGCGGGCTCTCCGTCGGCATCGGGGTGTCGTGGATCTGTGTGATCTCCGCCGAGATGATCTCCGGCGAGTACGGGGTGGGGTACCGCACCTGGCAGGACTACACGGTCGTCGACTACCCGGGCGTCTTCGTCGGCATGGCCACGATCGGCCTCCTCGGGTGGATCACCTCGACGGCGGTGGAACTGCTGGGCCGCCGGCTCACACGGTGGCTGCCGCGTACGGAGAACCGTCCCCCGTCCCCCGTACGGCACCGGCCCCGGTCCGTATCCCCGGCGGCTGCGCCGGCCCCCCTGGCCAAGGAGCGGGTGCACCCATGA
- a CDS encoding ABC transporter substrate-binding protein, giving the protein MRRTAIRAAALLTAATLVPLTAGCGGEASAGDGDTVTVTVGYQSRTINTVTAGTLLRSLGYFEEELRARGERDGVTYKVKWQDYATGAPITAQMTAGKIDIGSMGDFPLLINAARGKQLNRPTRLVSVTGYNLRGGLNTVVTAPGSDLDSLEDLRGKKVSTSVGSAADGTLVRALQQAGIDPEKDIRKLNQQPAVGASALQAGSADALSQFVAWPGLLAFQGRAKALYDGAELNLPTFHGVTVREEFAKRRPAVLEDFLRAQGRATDYLHEHPVASSESVAKATGLPAEVVHLYNGSQGIATFDTTVKPALVAALKKDVPVLRSAKLVGDVDVDAFVDEQYVKRVHGSAYAKAQAAGPPAARGGEVWLKGKDTTSAFATPTEVLRYAAAHPGQVRAAYVPDAKTGTLWFADRAVWVSEGAALRPYVTASAARADVATHPGARIVSYATALDRARVS; this is encoded by the coding sequence ATGCGACGCACGGCAATCCGCGCCGCCGCCCTGCTCACCGCCGCGACTCTCGTCCCGCTCACCGCGGGCTGCGGCGGCGAAGCGAGCGCGGGTGACGGCGACACGGTCACGGTGACCGTCGGCTATCAGTCCAGGACCATCAACACCGTCACCGCGGGCACCCTCCTGCGCTCCCTCGGCTACTTCGAGGAAGAGCTGCGGGCCCGCGGCGAACGGGACGGCGTCACGTACAAGGTGAAGTGGCAGGACTACGCGACCGGCGCGCCGATCACCGCGCAGATGACCGCCGGGAAGATCGACATCGGCTCGATGGGCGACTTCCCTCTGCTGATCAACGCGGCTCGCGGCAAGCAGCTGAACCGCCCCACCAGACTCGTCTCGGTCACCGGGTACAACCTGCGGGGCGGGCTCAACACCGTGGTGACCGCGCCCGGTTCGGACCTCGACTCGCTGGAGGACCTGCGCGGCAAGAAGGTCTCCACGAGTGTCGGATCAGCCGCCGACGGAACGCTCGTCCGCGCGCTCCAACAGGCCGGGATCGACCCGGAGAAGGACATCCGCAAGCTCAACCAGCAGCCCGCGGTGGGTGCGTCCGCGCTCCAGGCCGGCAGCGCGGACGCCCTGTCGCAGTTCGTGGCCTGGCCCGGACTGCTGGCCTTCCAGGGACGGGCGAAGGCCCTCTACGACGGGGCGGAGCTGAATCTTCCGACCTTCCACGGGGTCACCGTCCGCGAGGAGTTCGCGAAGCGGCGGCCCGCCGTGCTGGAGGACTTCCTGCGGGCGCAGGGCCGGGCGACGGACTACCTGCACGAGCACCCGGTGGCGTCGTCCGAGTCGGTCGCGAAGGCCACCGGCCTGCCGGCCGAGGTCGTGCACCTCTACAACGGCTCCCAGGGCATCGCGACGTTCGACACCACCGTGAAACCCGCACTGGTCGCGGCGCTCAAGAAGGACGTCCCCGTGCTGCGCTCGGCGAAGCTGGTCGGCGACGTGGACGTGGACGCCTTCGTCGACGAGCAGTACGTGAAGCGGGTGCACGGCTCCGCCTACGCGAAGGCGCAGGCGGCCGGTCCGCCCGCCGCACGCGGCGGAGAGGTCTGGCTGAAGGGCAAGGACACCACGTCGGCGTTCGCCACCCCCACCGAGGTCCTGCGGTACGCCGCCGCGCACCCGGGGCAGGTCCGCGCCGCGTACGTCCCCGACGCGAAGACCGGGACGCTGTGGTTCGCCGACCGGGCGGTCTGGGTGTCCGAGGGCGCCGCACTGCGGCCGTACGTCACCGCATCCGCGGCCCGCGCCGATGTCGCCACCCACCCCGGCGCCCGGATCGTCTCGTACGCCACCGCGCTCGACCGGGCCCGCGTCTCATGA